A genomic region of Bosea sp. 124 contains the following coding sequences:
- a CDS encoding ethanolamine ammonia-lyase subunit EutB codes for MGYRVAVGRQSYVFADLKELMAKATPLRSGDRLAGLAAGSMEEMMAARIALADLPLRTFLHEALIPYEIDEVTRLIADSHDAAAFAGVASLTVGEFRDWLCSEAATTEALAALAPGITPEMAAAVSKLMRNQDLILVARKCRVVTRFRNTLGLPGRLAVRIQPNHPTDDAAGILASTIDGLSYGCGDAVIGINPASDSTARIGDLLRLLDGVIARFEIPTQACILTHVTSSIALIEQGAPVDLVFQSVAGTQAANASFGVTLAVLQEGLEAGLSQKRGTVGDNLMYFETGQGAALSANAHHGVDQQTLEARAYAVCRAYRPLLVNTVVGFIGPEYLYDGKQIIRAGLEDHFCGKLLGVPMGCDICYTNHAEADQDDMDTLLTLLGTAGVNFIMGVPGADDVMLNYQSTSFHDQLYVREVLGLKRAPEFEDWLRRMDIVDAAGRLSAGQGGQALLAAMQDRAA; via the coding sequence ATGGGATACCGCGTCGCGGTCGGCAGGCAGAGCTATGTCTTCGCCGATCTCAAGGAGCTGATGGCGAAGGCGACGCCACTGCGCTCGGGGGACCGGCTGGCCGGGCTCGCTGCCGGCAGCATGGAGGAGATGATGGCGGCGAGGATCGCGCTGGCCGATCTGCCGCTACGGACCTTCCTGCACGAGGCGCTGATCCCCTACGAGATCGACGAGGTGACGCGCCTGATCGCCGACAGCCACGATGCGGCGGCCTTTGCCGGCGTCGCCTCGCTGACGGTCGGCGAATTCCGCGACTGGCTCTGCTCGGAGGCTGCGACGACGGAGGCGCTGGCTGCGCTCGCTCCCGGCATCACGCCCGAGATGGCGGCGGCGGTCTCCAAGCTGATGCGCAATCAGGATCTGATCCTCGTCGCCCGCAAATGCCGTGTCGTCACGCGCTTCCGCAACACGCTCGGCCTGCCCGGCCGTCTCGCCGTCCGCATCCAGCCGAACCACCCGACCGACGATGCCGCCGGCATCCTCGCCTCGACCATCGACGGGCTGAGCTATGGCTGCGGCGATGCCGTCATCGGCATCAACCCGGCTTCCGACAGCACGGCGCGGATCGGCGACCTGCTGCGCCTGCTCGACGGCGTCATCGCCCGCTTCGAAATTCCGACCCAGGCCTGCATCCTGACCCATGTCACCTCCTCGATCGCGCTGATCGAGCAGGGCGCGCCGGTCGATCTCGTCTTCCAGTCGGTCGCGGGCACGCAAGCGGCCAATGCCTCCTTCGGCGTCACGCTGGCCGTTTTGCAGGAGGGGCTGGAGGCCGGGCTTTCGCAGAAGCGCGGCACCGTCGGCGACAACCTGATGTATTTCGAGACCGGGCAGGGCGCGGCGCTCTCCGCCAACGCCCATCATGGCGTCGACCAGCAGACGCTGGAAGCGCGCGCCTATGCCGTCTGCCGAGCCTATCGGCCGCTGTTGGTCAACACGGTCGTCGGCTTCATCGGCCCGGAATATCTCTATGACGGCAAGCAGATCATCCGCGCCGGGCTGGAGGACCATTTCTGCGGCAAGCTGCTCGGCGTGCCGATGGGCTGCGACATCTGCTACACCAACCATGCCGAGGCCGATCAGGATGACATGGACACGCTGCTCACCCTGCTGGGCACGGCCGGCGTCAATTTCATCATGGGCGTCCCCGGCGCCGACGACGTGATGCTGAACTACCAGTCGACCTCCTTCCACGACCAGCTCTATGTCCGCGAGGTGCTCGGCCTGAAGCGCGCGCCGGAATTCGAGGACTGGCTCAGGCGGATGGACATCGTCGACGCGGCCGGCCGGCTCAGCGCCGGGCAGGGCGGGCAGGCGCTGCTTGCCGCCATGCAGGACCGTGCGGCATGA
- a CDS encoding acyl-CoA dehydrogenase family protein, with product MTAFDPHGYDTHEVLNQAPALAGYDAFAADPALGRILDVFGAGWFAGQAGAVGEHVGSQAVQDLARQANRSLPELRSHDRWGRRVDQIEFHPAWHELMALAMRDGFHSLCWTQPRPGAQVARAAVSYLWNQGENGICCPLGMTYSAIPVLHRDPARWAEYGRLITSGDYDPRPLPAALKRGGTVGMAMTEKQGGSDLRQTQTVATRNSDGTYSLVGHKWFFSVPHSDVFLTLARTEEGVSCFVVPGWLPDGTRNRLHIQRLKDKCGNRSNASSEVEFRGVIAHLIGEPGHGIRAGLEMNHYTRLDFAVGSAGLMRHALAQAAHHTAHRRAFQKALIDQPIMTSVIADLSVEVEAAAWLAFRFVHALDREEGSEQEKLLGRIGAPIAKYWNCRRVTPVVAEALECHGGNGFIEDHLMARLYREAPLNGIWEGTGNVVCLDVLRSIRRYPDCVPALLDELRAARGNDPRYDAFLVELEADLVDVLRHEHLARRFVERMALALQASLLIRHAPHALADAFVASRLAGGWSGHFGSLPQGVDLQAIARRAAPVLN from the coding sequence ATGACCGCGTTCGACCCCCACGGCTACGATACCCACGAGGTGCTGAACCAGGCGCCCGCCCTGGCCGGTTACGATGCCTTCGCCGCCGATCCGGCGCTGGGCCGCATCCTCGATGTCTTCGGGGCCGGCTGGTTTGCCGGGCAGGCCGGCGCGGTCGGGGAGCATGTCGGTTCGCAAGCGGTGCAGGATCTCGCCCGGCAGGCCAATCGCAGCCTGCCGGAGCTGCGCAGTCATGATCGCTGGGGCCGGCGCGTCGACCAGATCGAGTTCCATCCGGCCTGGCACGAGCTGATGGCGCTGGCGATGCGCGACGGCTTCCATTCGCTGTGCTGGACGCAGCCACGCCCCGGCGCGCAGGTCGCCCGCGCGGCGGTCTCCTATCTCTGGAACCAGGGCGAGAACGGCATCTGCTGCCCGCTCGGCATGACCTATTCGGCGATTCCCGTGCTGCACCGCGATCCCGCGCGCTGGGCCGAATATGGCCGGCTGATCACCTCCGGCGACTACGATCCGCGCCCGCTCCCGGCCGCGCTGAAGCGCGGCGGTACGGTCGGCATGGCGATGACGGAGAAGCAGGGCGGCTCCGACCTGCGCCAGACCCAGACCGTCGCCACCCGGAATTCCGATGGCACCTATTCGCTCGTCGGCCACAAATGGTTCTTCTCGGTCCCGCATTCCGACGTGTTCCTGACGCTGGCGCGGACGGAGGAAGGCGTCTCCTGCTTCGTCGTGCCGGGCTGGCTGCCGGACGGCACGCGCAATCGGCTGCACATCCAGCGCCTCAAGGACAAATGCGGCAACAGGTCGAACGCCTCCTCCGAGGTCGAATTCCGCGGCGTGATCGCCCATCTCATCGGCGAACCCGGCCACGGCATCCGCGCCGGGCTGGAGATGAACCACTATACGAGGCTCGATTTCGCCGTCGGTTCGGCCGGGTTGATGCGCCATGCTCTGGCCCAGGCCGCCCACCACACCGCACATCGCCGCGCCTTCCAGAAGGCGCTGATCGACCAGCCGATCATGACCAGCGTCATCGCCGACCTCTCGGTCGAGGTCGAGGCGGCGGCCTGGCTAGCCTTCCGCTTCGTCCATGCGCTCGACCGCGAGGAGGGCAGCGAGCAGGAAAAGCTGCTCGGGCGGATCGGCGCGCCGATCGCGAAATACTGGAATTGCCGGCGCGTGACGCCGGTCGTGGCCGAGGCGCTCGAATGCCATGGCGGCAACGGCTTCATCGAGGATCACCTGATGGCGCGGCTCTATCGGGAAGCCCCGCTCAACGGCATCTGGGAGGGCACGGGCAATGTCGTCTGCCTCGACGTGCTGCGTTCGATCCGCCGCTATCCGGATTGCGTGCCGGCGCTGCTCGACGAGTTGCGCGCCGCGCGCGGCAACGACCCGCGCTATGACGCCTTTCTCGTCGAACTCGAAGCCGACCTCGTCGACGTGCTGCGCCACGAGCATCTGGCCAGGCGTTTCGTCGAGCGGATGGCGCTGGCGCTCCAGGCCTCCTTGCTGATCCGCCATGCCCCGCATGCGCTTGCCGATGCCTTCGTCGCGTCGCGGCTGGCAGGCGGCTGGTCCGGCCATTTCGGCTCGCTGCCGCAGGGCGTCGATCTTCAGGCGATCGCGCGGCGGGCGGCGCCCGTCCTGAACTGA
- the cobO gene encoding cob(I)yrinic acid a,c-diamide adenosyltransferase encodes MTTEIDDAARHKAKMAKRKAVQDAEVAAKTVEKGLLIVNSGPGKGKSTAAFGLVLRALGHGWRVGVVQFIKGAWETGERKALETFGDQIAWHTMGEGFTWETQDKARDIAAAGRAFDKAKELMADETIRLIVLDELNIALRYDYLPLADVVATLRARRRDLHIVVTGRNAKPELIEAADLVTEMTLVKHHFAAGVKAQVGIEF; translated from the coding sequence ATGACGACCGAGATCGACGACGCCGCCCGCCACAAGGCGAAGATGGCAAAGCGCAAGGCGGTGCAGGATGCCGAGGTCGCCGCCAAGACGGTCGAGAAGGGACTTCTCATCGTCAACAGCGGGCCGGGCAAGGGCAAGTCGACGGCCGCCTTCGGGCTCGTGCTGCGCGCCCTCGGCCATGGCTGGCGCGTCGGCGTGGTGCAGTTCATCAAGGGGGCCTGGGAGACCGGCGAGCGCAAGGCGCTCGAGACGTTCGGTGACCAGATTGCCTGGCACACCATGGGCGAGGGCTTCACCTGGGAGACGCAGGACAAGGCCCGCGACATCGCCGCCGCCGGCCGCGCCTTCGACAAGGCGAAGGAGCTCATGGCCGACGAGACGATCCGCCTGATCGTGCTGGACGAGCTCAACATCGCGCTGCGCTATGACTACCTGCCGCTGGCCGATGTCGTCGCCACCCTCCGCGCCCGCCGGCGGGACCTGCACATCGTCGTCACCGGCCGCAACGCCAAGCCGGAGCTGATCGAGGCCGCCGACCTCGTCACTGAGATGACGCTGGTGAAGCACCATTTCGCCGCCGGGGTGAAGGCGCAGGTCGGAATCGAGTTCTAG
- the eutC gene encoding ethanolamine ammonia-lyase subunit EutC, which produces MSTSDKPPPTNRFADLVRLTPARIALGRSGASLPIREVLRFGLAHAQARDAVHAPFRPGEVAAELAALGCETLMAQSAARSREDYLRRPDLGRSLSPESGAALAARHGGFDLAIVVADGLSSTAVHQNAAPFMAALLPFLRRQKRTLAPVVIAAQARVAFGDEAAEALGARMVVVLIGERPGLSSPDSLGAYLTFAPRRGLTDAARNCISNIRPGGLGFQHAAFKLAWLVDQGFTRALTGVDLKDDSDAALEAGIAPALIPER; this is translated from the coding sequence ATGAGCACCTCGGACAAGCCGCCGCCGACGAACCGTTTCGCCGATCTCGTGCGATTGACCCCGGCGCGCATCGCGCTCGGCCGTTCCGGCGCCTCGCTGCCGATCCGCGAGGTGCTGCGTTTCGGGCTGGCGCATGCCCAGGCGCGCGACGCCGTGCATGCGCCCTTCCGTCCCGGCGAGGTCGCGGCCGAACTCGCTGCGCTTGGCTGCGAGACGCTGATGGCGCAAAGCGCCGCCCGCTCGCGCGAGGACTACCTGCGACGTCCCGATCTCGGCCGCAGCCTGTCGCCGGAGAGCGGGGCGGCGCTGGCGGCGCGGCACGGCGGCTTCGATCTCGCCATCGTCGTCGCCGATGGGCTGTCCTCGACCGCGGTGCACCAGAACGCCGCGCCGTTCATGGCCGCGCTGCTGCCCTTCCTGCGGCGCCAGAAGCGGACCCTGGCTCCCGTGGTCATCGCTGCCCAGGCCCGCGTCGCGTTCGGCGACGAGGCGGCCGAGGCGCTGGGTGCGCGCATGGTCGTGGTGCTGATCGGCGAACGCCCCGGCCTGTCCTCGCCGGATTCGCTCGGCGCCTATCTCACCTTCGCCCCGAGGCGCGGGCTCACCGACGCCGCGCGCAACTGCATCTCGAACATCCGCCCGGGCGGGCTCGGCTTCCAGCACGCGGCCTTCAAGCTCGCCTGGCTGGTCGACCAGGGTTTCACCCGCGCGCTGACCGGCGTCGACCTCAAGGACGACAGCGACGCCGCGCTCGAAGCCGGCATCGCACCCGCCCTGATCCCCGAGCGCTGA
- the cbiB gene encoding adenosylcobinamide-phosphate synthase CbiB, whose protein sequence is MAPPDTLLLLLAALVVEAAAGYPQRLYARIGHPVTWLGALIARLDRRLNRDDASFVARKAAGILALLVLVAVTLATALVLTGLCRMLGPLGLLPLALLASTLLAQRSLFEHVARVAEGLERGGLAAGRKAVAMIVGRNPESLDEAGVARAAIESLSENFSDGVVAPAFWLGVAGLPGIALYKAINTADSMIGHKTPRHLAFGWASARLDDLVNLPASRLTALLLAAAAAFDRNADAGGAWRAVRRDASRHRSPNAGWPEAAMAGALGLRLAGPRVYGDVVVEDGWMGDGRAEASAADIRRALSLYRRACGLLWGLAALLSLATLF, encoded by the coding sequence ATGGCCCCGCCCGATACACTGCTTCTGCTGCTGGCTGCGCTCGTCGTCGAGGCGGCGGCCGGCTATCCGCAGCGCTTGTATGCGCGGATCGGGCATCCCGTCACCTGGCTTGGCGCGCTGATCGCCCGGCTCGACCGCCGGCTCAATCGAGACGATGCGAGCTTCGTGGCGCGCAAGGCCGCCGGTATCCTTGCGCTGCTCGTTCTGGTCGCGGTTACGCTCGCCACCGCGCTCGTGTTGACCGGGCTCTGCCGCATGCTCGGGCCCTTGGGCCTGCTGCCGCTCGCACTCCTCGCCTCGACGCTGCTGGCGCAGCGCAGCCTGTTCGAGCATGTCGCGCGCGTCGCCGAAGGGCTGGAGCGCGGCGGGCTCGCCGCAGGGCGCAAGGCCGTCGCGATGATCGTCGGGCGCAACCCGGAGAGCCTCGACGAGGCCGGCGTCGCGCGCGCCGCGATCGAGAGCCTGTCCGAGAATTTTTCCGACGGCGTGGTTGCGCCGGCTTTCTGGCTCGGAGTGGCCGGGCTGCCCGGCATCGCGCTCTACAAGGCGATCAACACCGCCGATTCGATGATCGGCCACAAGACGCCGCGGCATCTCGCCTTCGGCTGGGCTTCGGCCAGGCTCGACGATCTCGTCAACCTGCCGGCCTCCCGCCTGACGGCGCTGCTGCTGGCGGCGGCGGCGGCTTTCGACCGGAATGCGGATGCCGGCGGCGCCTGGCGCGCGGTGCGGCGCGATGCCAGCCGGCACCGCTCGCCCAATGCCGGCTGGCCGGAGGCCGCGATGGCGGGTGCGCTCGGCTTGCGGCTGGCGGGACCGCGTGTCTATGGCGACGTCGTCGTCGAGGATGGCTGGATGGGCGACGGCCGGGCCGAAGCGTCAGCCGCCGACATCAGGCGCGCGCTCTCGCTCTATCGCCGCGCCTGCGGCCTGCTATGGGGGCTGGCCGCCCTGCTCAGCCTCGCGACCCTGTTCTGA
- a CDS encoding TetR/AcrR family transcriptional regulator, with amino-acid sequence MAGVPKQPRKNGKREAILAAARQIVSEVGFQETSIAAVALASGVSTGSVYSYFSSKAELMAEIVAAVSSRELSVLRAIAASDAPVPERLTAAVEAFARRAFANRRLAWSMIAEPADPAVDATRLDYRRQIAGIFRALVVEGEGQGAFRPVDPDAAAAMIVGGFMEALIGPLSPERPITPQRGRQIAAALADLSLAALVSHEGQTS; translated from the coding sequence ATGGCCGGCGTCCCGAAGCAGCCACGCAAGAACGGCAAGCGCGAGGCGATCCTCGCCGCCGCCCGCCAGATCGTCTCGGAGGTCGGCTTCCAGGAGACCTCGATCGCCGCGGTCGCTTTGGCCAGCGGCGTGTCGACGGGCAGCGTCTATTCCTATTTCTCGTCCAAGGCCGAGCTGATGGCGGAGATCGTCGCGGCGGTCTCCTCCCGCGAGCTGTCCGTCCTGCGCGCGATCGCCGCCAGCGACGCGCCCGTCCCCGAGCGCCTGACGGCGGCGGTGGAGGCCTTCGCGAGACGCGCCTTCGCCAACCGGCGCCTGGCCTGGTCGATGATCGCCGAGCCGGCCGATCCTGCGGTCGATGCAACGCGCCTCGACTACCGGCGCCAGATCGCCGGCATCTTCCGCGCGCTGGTGGTCGAGGGCGAGGGGCAGGGCGCGTTCCGCCCCGTCGATCCGGATGCCGCCGCCGCGATGATCGTCGGCGGCTTCATGGAGGCGCTGATCGGCCCGCTCTCGCCCGAACGCCCGATCACCCCGCAGCGCGGACGCCAGATCGCCGCGGCCCTCGCCGACCTCTCCCTCGCCGCGCTCGTCTCCCATGAAGGACAGACCTCATGA
- the cobD gene encoding threonine-phosphate decarboxylase CobD, with product MTEGIWHGGDLARARALFPDAPTPWIDLSTGINPIPYPLPPLPLSLWQRLPGADDEAALLAAARTAYRVPAAAGVVAAPGTQILIDLLPRVLPALVGAGPVAVLGPTYAEHALAWRQAGAAVIETATLAGADDAASMVVVNPNNPDGRSLPAGDLARLAARCAARGGMLILDEAFADFKPEASLLPGLPAATIVLRSFGKTYGLAGVRLGFAIGETGATAALRAAMGPWAVAGPALAVGTQALADTGWLAQAGAARAADAARLDALLSPLGRIVGGTALFRLLAAPAAPSLFAHLGRHGIYVRRFQNETTWLRFGLPGDAAAWGRLEAALASFVPPVDSA from the coding sequence GTGACTGAGGGCATCTGGCATGGCGGCGATCTGGCCCGGGCGCGGGCGCTGTTTCCCGACGCGCCGACACCCTGGATCGATCTCTCCACCGGGATCAATCCCATCCCCTATCCGCTTCCGCCGCTGCCGTTAAGCCTCTGGCAGCGCCTGCCCGGCGCCGATGACGAGGCAGCCTTGCTGGCGGCGGCGCGCACGGCCTATCGCGTCCCTGCAGCAGCCGGCGTCGTCGCTGCGCCCGGCACCCAGATCCTGATCGACCTTTTGCCGCGCGTGTTGCCGGCCCTCGTCGGCGCCGGGCCGGTCGCGGTGCTGGGCCCGACCTATGCCGAGCATGCGCTTGCCTGGCGCCAGGCCGGCGCGGCGGTTATCGAAACGGCGACGCTGGCCGGGGCGGACGACGCCGCGAGCATGGTCGTGGTCAATCCGAACAACCCCGATGGACGCAGCCTCCCGGCCGGCGATCTCGCCAGGCTCGCTGCGCGCTGTGCCGCGAGGGGCGGCATGCTGATCCTCGACGAGGCCTTCGCCGATTTCAAGCCGGAAGCCAGCCTGCTCCCGGGCTTGCCGGCCGCGACCATCGTGCTGCGCTCCTTCGGCAAGACCTATGGGCTGGCAGGGGTCAGGCTCGGCTTCGCCATCGGGGAAACCGGCGCCACGGCAGCGTTGCGGGCGGCGATGGGCCCCTGGGCGGTGGCTGGACCGGCACTGGCGGTCGGAACGCAGGCGCTGGCTGATACCGGCTGGCTGGCGCAGGCGGGCGCGGCCCGGGCCGCCGATGCGGCGCGGCTTGACGCCCTGCTCTCGCCGCTGGGCCGGATCGTCGGCGGCACGGCGCTGTTTCGCCTGCTGGCCGCGCCGGCCGCGCCCTCGCTTTTCGCCCATCTCGGTCGCCATGGGATTTATGTCCGTCGCTTCCAGAACGAGACGACCTGGCTGCGCTTCGGCCTGCCGGGCGATGCCGCCGCATGGGGCCGCCTCGAGGCGGCGCTGGCGTCCTTCGTGCCGCCGGTGGATTCAGCGTAA
- a CDS encoding CbtB domain-containing protein, producing the protein MNTVSVSPSQASVSERAKAVAAALVLGFVLVYTVGFAASASVHNAAHDTRHGLAFPCH; encoded by the coding sequence ATGAATACGGTTTCGGTTTCCCCCTCTCAGGCCAGCGTCTCCGAACGCGCCAAGGCCGTCGCGGCAGCGCTCGTGCTCGGCTTCGTGCTGGTCTACACGGTCGGATTCGCGGCGTCGGCCAGCGTTCACAACGCGGCCCATGACACGCGTCACGGCCTCGCCTTTCCCTGCCACTGA
- a CDS encoding GMC family oxidoreductase N-terminal domain-containing protein yields MAQPDTAGRRTIGTYDYVVIGAGSAGCVMANRLSRDPKARVLVLEAGGRDNWIWFHIPVGYLFAIGNPRADWLFKTEPQAGLGGRALPYPRGRVLGGSSSINAMVYMRGQAADYDGWRQLGLTGWGWDDVLPYFLKHEDHAGPGDGGLHKSGGEWRVEHPRVRWAILDAIREAAESAGIARIDDFNTGDNEGSSYFQVNQRRGRRLSSFRAFLRPVLDARTNLRLEMRVMVERVVVEDGRAKAVEFTHEGEKLRVEVTGEVVLSAGSIGSPALLERSGIGDGERLRQLGIATVADLPGVGENLQDHLQIRPVYKVEGVRTLNSDYAKLWRRPLMALEYAALRSGPLTMAPSQVGAFAKSSPEQATANLQYHFQPLSLDSWGSGLHPFDAFTASVCNLRPTSRGHVHLKTPHAEDAPAISPNYLDTEADRQVAIDAMKLTRRIVAQAPLARFRPQEHLPGPAAASDAELLDAAARLGTTIFHPVGTAKMGREDDARAVLDERLRVRGVRGLRVIDASAMPAITSGNTANPTMMIAEKGAAMMLEDARAR; encoded by the coding sequence ATGGCCCAGCCAGACACTGCCGGACGCCGCACGATCGGCACCTATGATTATGTCGTCATCGGCGCCGGCTCGGCCGGCTGCGTCATGGCCAACCGGCTCTCGCGCGATCCGAAGGCGCGGGTGCTGGTGCTGGAGGCCGGCGGCCGGGACAACTGGATCTGGTTCCATATTCCGGTCGGCTATCTCTTCGCCATCGGCAATCCGCGCGCCGACTGGCTTTTCAAGACGGAGCCGCAGGCCGGCCTCGGTGGCCGGGCTCTGCCGTATCCGCGCGGCCGGGTGCTCGGCGGCTCATCCTCAATCAACGCCATGGTCTATATGCGCGGACAGGCCGCCGACTACGATGGCTGGCGCCAGCTCGGCCTCACCGGCTGGGGCTGGGACGACGTCCTGCCCTATTTCCTCAAGCACGAAGATCATGCCGGGCCGGGCGACGGAGGCCTGCACAAATCCGGCGGCGAATGGCGCGTCGAGCATCCGCGCGTGCGCTGGGCCATTCTCGATGCGATCCGCGAGGCGGCCGAGTCCGCCGGCATCGCCCGCATCGACGATTTCAACACCGGCGACAATGAGGGCTCGTCCTATTTCCAGGTCAACCAGCGGCGCGGCCGGCGGCTCAGCTCCTTCCGGGCCTTCCTGCGCCCGGTGCTGGACGCCCGCACCAATCTGCGGCTCGAGATGCGGGTCATGGTCGAGCGCGTGGTGGTCGAGGATGGCCGGGCCAAGGCCGTCGAGTTCACGCATGAGGGCGAGAAGCTGCGCGTCGAGGTCACCGGCGAGGTCGTGCTCAGCGCCGGCTCCATCGGCTCGCCCGCGCTGCTCGAACGCTCCGGGATCGGCGACGGCGAACGCCTGCGGCAACTCGGCATCGCGACGGTCGCCGATCTGCCCGGCGTCGGCGAGAATCTGCAGGACCATCTCCAGATCAGGCCGGTCTACAAGGTCGAGGGCGTCCGCACGCTCAACAGCGACTATGCGAAGCTCTGGCGCCGGCCGCTGATGGCACTGGAATATGCCGCCCTGCGCAGCGGGCCTTTGACGATGGCGCCCTCGCAGGTCGGCGCCTTCGCTAAATCCTCGCCCGAGCAGGCGACCGCGAACCTGCAATATCACTTCCAGCCGCTTTCGCTCGATTCATGGGGCTCGGGCCTGCATCCCTTCGATGCCTTCACCGCCAGCGTCTGCAATCTGCGTCCGACCAGTCGCGGCCATGTCCATCTGAAGACGCCGCATGCCGAGGACGCGCCAGCGATCTCGCCGAACTATCTCGACACGGAAGCCGACCGGCAGGTCGCGATCGACGCGATGAAGCTGACCCGCCGGATCGTGGCGCAGGCGCCGCTCGCCCGCTTCCGGCCGCAGGAGCATCTGCCCGGCCCGGCGGCCGCAAGCGACGCGGAGCTGCTCGACGCGGCGGCGCGGCTCGGCACGACGATCTTCCACCCCGTCGGCACGGCGAAGATGGGCCGCGAGGACGACGCCAGAGCCGTGCTCGACGAGCGGTTGCGGGTGCGCGGCGTGAGGGGCCTGCGCGTCATCGACGCATCGGCGATGCCCGCGATCACCTCGGGCAACACCGCCAATCCGACGATGATGATCGCCGAGAAGGGCGCCGCGATGATGCTGGAGGATGCCAGGGCGCGGTGA
- a CDS encoding D-2-hydroxyacid dehydrogenase, whose product MPALPPEGDLTICFAHAAYQLQAEFATRGHAAKSFEVRSLDEFKARAHEADVVVVSGLWRNELLASPKLRFVQSVSAGTDQYDKAAFAAAGVRLASAQGANERAVSEHAMALILGLTRQIHLARDNQTAKIWRPMIGDRARREDELAGKTLVIVGLGRIGLRLATLAAAFGLRVIGVRRSPEPQPGIEAIVRPDQLHEVMAQADIVALTCPLTPETENLIDAAALAAMKPTALLINVARGKVVDEQALIAALSEGRIAGAGLDTFHEEPLSATSPLWAMPHVIVTPHSAGETRAYEGNVVDLLVENLGRLVRGESALRNQVV is encoded by the coding sequence ATGCCCGCATTGCCGCCGGAAGGCGACCTGACCATCTGCTTCGCCCATGCCGCCTATCAGTTGCAGGCCGAGTTCGCGACGCGCGGCCATGCCGCGAAGAGTTTCGAGGTGCGTTCCCTCGACGAATTCAAGGCCCGTGCCCATGAGGCCGATGTGGTGGTCGTCTCCGGGCTCTGGCGCAACGAGCTGCTCGCGAGCCCGAAGCTGCGTTTCGTCCAGTCGGTCAGCGCCGGCACGGACCAGTATGACAAGGCCGCCTTCGCCGCTGCTGGCGTGCGGCTGGCGAGCGCGCAGGGCGCCAATGAGCGGGCCGTTTCCGAACATGCCATGGCGCTGATCCTCGGCCTGACCCGCCAGATCCATCTCGCTCGCGACAACCAGACCGCGAAGATCTGGCGTCCGATGATCGGCGACCGCGCGCGGCGCGAGGACGAGCTCGCCGGCAAGACGCTGGTGATCGTCGGGCTGGGCCGCATCGGCCTGCGGCTGGCGACGCTGGCGGCGGCCTTCGGGCTGCGCGTCATCGGGGTGCGCCGCAGCCCGGAGCCGCAGCCTGGCATCGAGGCGATCGTGCGGCCGGACCAGTTGCACGAGGTCATGGCGCAGGCCGACATCGTCGCGCTGACCTGCCCGCTGACGCCGGAAACGGAAAACCTGATCGATGCGGCTGCCTTGGCCGCGATGAAGCCGACGGCGCTGCTGATCAATGTCGCGCGCGGCAAGGTTGTGGATGAGCAGGCCCTGATCGCGGCCCTGAGCGAAGGCCGCATCGCCGGCGCCGGGCTCGACACCTTCCACGAGGAGCCGCTGTCCGCGACCTCGCCGCTCTGGGCGATGCCTCACGTCATCGTCACGCCGCACAGCGCCGGCGAGACGCGCGCCTATGAGGGCAATGTCGTCGATCTGCTGGTCGAAAATCTCGGCCGGCTCGTGCGTGGCGAAAGCGCCCTGCGCAATCAGGTCGTCTGA
- the cobU gene encoding bifunctional adenosylcobinamide kinase/adenosylcobinamide-phosphate guanylyltransferase, with protein sequence MTADIAHLTLVLGGARSGKSRHAEALIEALPPPWSYIATAQARDDEMRDRIAEHRARRPEQWITQDAPLELPGAMAGLPVGRPVLVDCLTLWLTNLILAEHDTAAAAAALIAACERASGPVVLVSNEVGLGIVPDNALARRFRDEAGRLHQAIAARAGRVVFMVAGLPMQVK encoded by the coding sequence ATGACCGCAGACATTGCACATCTCACCCTCGTCCTCGGTGGCGCCCGCTCGGGCAAGAGCCGCCATGCCGAGGCGCTGATCGAGGCGCTGCCGCCGCCCTGGAGCTACATCGCGACCGCGCAGGCCCGGGATGACGAGATGCGCGACCGCATCGCCGAGCACCGCGCGCGTCGCCCGGAGCAATGGATCACGCAGGATGCGCCGCTCGAGCTGCCCGGGGCGATGGCCGGGCTTCCGGTCGGGCGGCCGGTGCTGGTCGATTGCCTGACGCTCTGGCTGACCAACCTGATTCTGGCAGAGCACGACACGGCCGCCGCCGCCGCGGCCCTGATCGCGGCCTGCGAGCGGGCCTCCGGGCCGGTCGTGCTCGTCTCCAACGAGGTCGGGCTCGGCATCGTGCCGGATAATGCGCTGGCGCGGCGATTTCGCGACGAGGCCGGCCGGCTGCACCAGGCGATCGCGGCCCGGGCCGGCCGGGTGGTCTTCATGGTCGCCGGCCTGCCGATGCAGGTGAAGTGA